The Microbulbifer sp. YPW1 genome contains the following window.
AAGGCTGGAATCCGGACGGGCTCAGTAAATATACACTAGTGTTTTTGTGCCAGCCCGCTTTCCACCGCATTGGCGACGGCGCGGGCTGCCCGCTCCATGGGCACCGAAGAAAATCCGTTGCCGAACCAGGCAACCACCAGGTCATTGTCGGGAGAGACATAGAGGCCCTGACCGTTCATGCCGCCCTTGTACAGATCGCCATCGTGAAATACTGCGTCCCACTGGTAGGCGTTGGCGCGCGGGATCTCATCAAATAGCCGCTTCAGCTTCGGACCGATGTTGCCCTTGAGATAATTTGCGGGCTGTCCCGCAGTCTGGATATCCTTCAACATCTCAGCCGAAACCAGCCGCGTCTGGGACACCTCACTCCAGCTCGGGGTATACAACATGCCAAACTTTGCCATGTCGATCAGGCGCGAGGAAATCAGGCCGTGAATAATGGCGTTCCCCTGGGGCGAAAGGCCAATCTGTGCGTCGCCTTCCATCCCCACCTTCATCCAGATCCGCTCGGCAATCACATCCGCAAGGCGCTGCCCGGTCACCGCCTCGATGATCAACCCGAGCATTTGTGTATTTGCCGATGAGTACTCAAAGGCCTTGCCGGGCTGGTGGAGCTTTTCGATGGCCAGTAACGCCTGGTTATGGGTTTGCAACTCGCCATCCGCGTTGGGCAGACCCGCCTCGGCCATCATAAAACGGGCAAAGCTGGAGCTCGGGTTGGCCCGCTGTTCCGGCCCCTCTTCCAGGTCCAGACCGGTCTGCATATTCAGTACATCGATCAGCTTGATGCCTTCCCAGGCGGTCCCCTTCGCGGCCGGCACATAGTCCGCCACGACCTTGTGCACGTCGACCAGCCCCTGCTCTTCAAGCTGCGCAATCAGCAGGCTGGCCACGGGTTTCGCATTGGACATCCACACATGGTTATCGAACGGGCGCATGCCCGGGTATTCCTCATAGATCACCTTGCCGCGGTGAACCACCATTACACCCTGCAGTGGAGAGTCCTGTGCAGTGACCAGATCGTTAAAATTCCGGGTTTTGTCCTGCCAGTTGACTGCAAATGTGTTGAGCCAGGTTGCGCGCTCTCGCGGCAACTCCACTACATGTCCCGCTCGATAGATGGTCGCGTGGGGAAAGCTTTCCGCCAGGTGCAGATAGGAATAGGCTCCGGCCGGTGTCACGGTCAGGAACTTCGGCAGGCTCCAGTCTGCGCGCAACTGGTAAGCGTCATCCGCAGCATAGCCGTCGGCAACCGCCCGCAGATAGGTATTGCCGCTTTCTGCCGTTGCTGCACTCATCGCTAGCAAGAATCCTGCACAACAGCCGTGTAAAATTTTCTTCATGGTTTTGCCCTTTTCTCTAACAACTTATCGAGATAGCCATAAGTAAGTTATGTATTTCTGGTGGTGTTCAACGCTGGTAATAAAAGGGCCGTTGATCTGGCATAGATCAACAGCCCTTTTCCGTTTAGTCGCCACGCGCAGCGTCGATTTAAAAGCGGTACTTTTTAAAAGCGATACTTCGCTTCCACACCATAGGTTCTCGGCATCGCGTAACCGGCCACATAGGTGCCGAGGAAATCGCGGAAGCTGTAATTCATGTGATCACTGTCCGCAAGGTTGCGGCCCCACAGGTACACTTCCCACTTATCGGCATCGTCCAGCAGGCCAACACGCGCATTGATCAGGTCGAAGCTCTCCATACGATCGAATTCGACATCCACTACGCCGTTGCTGAAACCGTCGTTATTGCTGGGGTTGATGTAGCGCTCCGAGGTATAGCTGTAATCGGTGCGCAACAGCACAGTTGCCGCCAGTGCAGGTACGGGTACGTAATACTGGACCCCCAGGGAAGCGGTCATCTCGGGGGCATAAGGCAGGTCGTTGCCCGTCGCGTCAGCGCCGTTATCACCGCCACCGGGGAAGTGTGTGAAGCGCGCATCCAGCAGGCCCAGCGCAGCGGTCAGCTGCAGGTTGTCGGTCGCCACATAGGTGGCCTCCAGTTCTGCGCCCTTGCTCTCTACCTCTGCCGCGTTGGTAATCGTCAACGCGGTGCCACCGCCACCCAGCTCGATGTACTGGTTTACCTGATAGTCATCAAAGGTGGAGTGGAACAGCGCCGCATTCAGTCGCAGGCGACGATCGAGCAGTTCTGCCTTGTAGCCCAGCTCGTAGCTCAGCACCGACTCGGTATCGAACTCGATATCCTCAGGGCTCCCGGTAAACTGATTGGCGTTGATAAAATCGAGGTTGTAGCCGCCGCTCTTGATGCCGGTTGAGGCGCGGGTGTAGATAAAGTTGTTGTCATCCAGCGAGTAATTCAGGCTGATGGTTGGGGAGAAATCCCGGTCACTGCGAGAATCCTTTACCTCGCCTGTAGCAAT
Protein-coding sequences here:
- a CDS encoding serine hydrolase, whose product is MSAATAESGNTYLRAVADGYAADDAYQLRADWSLPKFLTVTPAGAYSYLHLAESFPHATIYRAGHVVELPRERATWLNTFAVNWQDKTRNFNDLVTAQDSPLQGVMVVHRGKVIYEEYPGMRPFDNHVWMSNAKPVASLLIAQLEEQGLVDVHKVVADYVPAAKGTAWEGIKLIDVLNMQTGLDLEEGPEQRANPSSSFARFMMAEAGLPNADGELQTHNQALLAIEKLHQPGKAFEYSSANTQMLGLIIEAVTGQRLADVIAERIWMKVGMEGDAQIGLSPQGNAIIHGLISSRLIDMAKFGMLYTPSWSEVSQTRLVSAEMLKDIQTAGQPANYLKGNIGPKLKRLFDEIPRANAYQWDAVFHDGDLYKGGMNGQGLYVSPDNDLVVAWFGNGFSSVPMERAARAVANAVESGLAQKH